In one Drosophila pseudoobscura strain MV-25-SWS-2005 chromosome X, UCI_Dpse_MV25, whole genome shotgun sequence genomic region, the following are encoded:
- the Cph gene encoding uncharacterized protein Cph isoform X1, which translates to MRIKMPAVRIAQGESSNGNGTTTATGTTLCVRPEFPRLMITGSTSATSAPRGAALPIAANSDSTENDAVAAQDILTCGACQKAFALSDIVKFIQHKVLQCNKENYGQCSTQGPQMDRDAEEGRPLSLVNRRPSISAIPITGRKSAPSVVVTSAGGASATAAAVAVAAAAAAAAAAAAASSTASGSRIHTPPPSPADLLADGASSTPKRLVDENDNTTPKDSEAAATTLDSNAVASVRGSPAAIERQAAGDISCDLLDEEQHPHTPKVKQEPYAGDEDMPHLAESHQEQEQEQSVADCQPLAKRPKMELVDAEANTVHTEPSNYTCSTCKTRYTSAWRLIQHVQHSHGVKIYVEATGGATLTVATPAALNNSALAAAAAAAAAAAAVAAGASPQPAEAAIKRSSPAGAGVASVSLSTSVSSTSSASLANTSIGSGSGSNSSHASGSAGVSISASSPQQQQQQLQLHQQQQQQQQQQAAQQQQQRVQQQQRENLASAMAAGMRHHPLLAPPEAMHANPFQLLRMPLPPALAQGNVVPSVAPLFGHGRPSPADHYRMEQLVSEQFRHHGFNLAAAAAAAQAQFNANGQVGGQQLNVSANVPTVASGEPRPPSSSSSGSQRGSVPPAALPPPSLSSQQQQQQQQQQQQQQQQQQQQQQQVGGASTPGLVGGGSGSLKLEPQQMDFYSQRLRQLAGTTSPGAGSIVNSSSPSPRQKQSPHFASPSPSQIPQHHHHQRPHSLTPPEKSGDAGSENGSLCLALASTPRSASTPPSKGSSSGVGAGAGGLGGLSLGLNLGQGGGAGVGGAEQASCFACSYCDKKFRFENNLIIHQRTHTGEKPYKCTACDFECSHIQKLMKHMRVHRSPGDDQDGQDGPDDGSNADSLETNEADNDEDPNPDESEEEMGDADGDNDPDGDVDPDADGEGDDEDEDELDDCEDMDYKAEDLSVSNRIDGKSQSPKTTSSGATSLVGELMDKFGLSNIAQYSEAYKQALQESGRKEAASVAAAAAAAAAAAAVDNNNRGGGSGPGSASGAGGVGGADKMNGLPVAALRLRDEFAKNCNMFQQPQDGPGQVPLFNPFPNPFELSKRMKMDGGDWWGMSALHRNEALFENLKLKPLGLGGANALIQGPLLKKESRQRNDTCEFCGKVFKNCSNLTVHRRSHTGEKPYKCELCSYACAQSSKLTRHMKTHGRTGKDVYRCRFCDMPFSVPSTLEKHMRKCVVNQGKAAAAANAVAAAQAAQAAAQQLQAAAQHAQAAQQQQQHQQSQQQQSQQQMPVQSQLSPSCPMGVVGYPPQFGVSVGGHNLSLPGSVSGDNDSNASSSLTAHPISLKEEA; encoded by the exons ATTCTGACTCCACAGAGAACGATGCGGTTGCCGCACAGGACATCCTCACGTGCGGCGCCTGCCAGAAGGCATTCGCCCTCTCGGACATTGTCAAGTTCATCCAGCACAAGGTGCTGCAGTGCAACAAGGAGAACTATGGCCAGTGCTCCACGCAGGGTCCCCAGATGGACCGCGACGCGGAGGAGGGCCGCCCCCTGAGCCTCGTCAATCGCCGGCCCTCGATCTCGGCCATACCCATCACAGGCCGCAAGTCCGCCCCATCCGTTGTGGTCACCAGTGCTGGTGGCGCCtctgccacagcagcggccGTTGCAgtcgccgcagcagcagcagcagcggcagcggcggcggcggccagcaGCACGGCCAGCGGCTCCCGCATACACACCCCGCCACCAAGTCCTGCGGATCTGCTGGCCGATGGCGCCAGCAGCACGCCCAAGCGTCTCGTTGACG AGAACGACAACACAACGCCCAAGGACAGCGAGGCGGCAGCCACCACCTTGGACTCGAATGCCGTGGCATCCGTGCGCGGCAGTCCGGCGGCCATTGAGCGCCAGGCGGCCGGCGACATCAGCTGCGATCTGCTCGACGAGGAGCAGCATCCACACACCCCCAAGGTCAAGCAGGAGCCCTACGCCGGCGACGAGGATATGCCCCATCTCGCCGAGTCgcaccaggagcaggagcaggagcagtccGTGGCCGATTGCCAGCCCCTGGCCAAGCGGCCCAAAATGGAGCTGGTCGATGCCGAGGCCAACACAGTCCACACAG AGCCCAGCAATTACACATGCTCCACTTGCAAGACCCGCTACACATCCGCGTGGCGCCTCATCCAGCACGTCCAGCACTCGCACGGCGTCAAGATCTATGTGGAGGCCACTGGAGGCGCTACCCTCACCGTGGCCACGCCCGCCGCCCTCAATAACAGCGCCTTggctgccgccgcagccgctgcagcagccgctgccgccgttGCGGCTGGCGCTAGTCCACAGCCCGCTGAGGCGGCGATAAAGCGCAGCAGCCCCGCTGGAGCGGGAGTCGCCTCTGTCTCCCTGTCCACCTCCGTCAGTTCCACATCCTCCGCGTCGCTGGCCAACACGagcatcggcagcggcagcggcagcaacagcagtcacGCCAGCGGCAGTGCCGGCGTGAGCATCAGCGCCTCGTCcccccagcaacaacagcagcagttgcagttgcatcaacagcagcagcagcaacagcagcaacaggcggcgcaacagcagcaacagcgcgtgcagcagcagcagcgcgagAACCTCGCTTCGGCAATGGCCGCCGGAATGCGGCATCATCCGCTGCTGGCGCCGCCCGAAGCGATGCATGCCAATCCCTTCCAGCTGCTGCGCATGCCCCTGCCGCCGGCGCTGGCCCAGGGAAATGTAGTTCCTAGCGTGGCGCCACTGTTCGGCCACGGCCGCCCCTCGCCCGCCGACCACTACCGCATGGAGCAGCTGGTGAGCGAACAGTTCCGGCATCACGGCTTCAATctggcagcagccgccgccgccgcccaggCGCAGTTCAATGCCAACGGGCAGGTGGGAGGACAGCAGTTGAATGTGTCCGCCAATGTTCCTACCGTCGCCAGTGGCGAGCCGCGTCCGCCCTCGAgctccagcagcggcagtcaGCGCGGCTCCGTGCCGCCCGCCGCCCTGCCACCACCGTCGCTCagctcccagcagcagcagcagcaacagcagcagcagcaacagcaacaacagcagcaacagcagcagcagcagcaggtgggaGGCGCCTCCACGCCTGGTCTGGTGGGAGGAGGCAGTGGCTCCCTGAAGCTGGAACCGCAGCAGATGGATTTTTACTCGCAGCGATTGCGTCAGCTTGCGGGCACAACAAGCCCTGGAGCTGGCAGCATTGTTAACTCGAGCTCGCCGAGTCCTCGACAGAAGCAATCGCCGCATTTCGCGAGCCCCTCGCCCTCCCAGATCccccagcaccaccaccaccagcggCCCCACTCGCTGACTCCCCCCGAGAAGAGCGGAGATGCGGGCTCCGAGAACGGCAGCCTCTGCCTGGCCCTCGCCAGCACCCCGCGGTCGGCCAGCACGCCACCATCGAAGGGCAGCAGCTCCGgagtcggagccggagccggaggaTTGGGCGGCCTGAGTCTGGGCCTCAATCTCGgccagggaggaggagcaggagtaggCGGAGCGGAGCAGGCCAGCTGCTTTGCGTGCAGCTACTGCGACAAGAAGTTCCGCTTCGAGAACAACCTGATCATCCACCAGAGGACGCACACGGGCGAGAAGCCGTACAAGTGCACTGCCTGCGACTTTGAGTGCTCGCACATCCAGAAGCTGATGAAGCACATGCGGGTGCACCGCAGTCCGGGCGATGACCAGGACGGACAGGATGGGCCCGACGATGGCAGCAATGCCGATTCGCTGGAGACGAACGAGGCGGACAACGACGAAGATCCCAATCCGGATGAGTCCGAGGAGGAGATGGGCGATGCCGACGGGGACAACGATCCCGATGGCGATGTCGATCCCGATGCCGATGGCGAGGGCGAcgatgaggacgaggacgagctGGATGACTGTGAGGACATGGACTACAAGGCCGAGGATCTCAGCGTGAGCAACCGCATCGACggcaagagccagagccccaaGACGACCAGCTCCGGGGCCACCTCCCTGGTCGGGGAGCTGATGGACAAGTTCGGACTCTCGAACATCGCCCAATACAGCGAGGCCTACAAGCAGGCGCTGCAGGAGTCCGGCCGCAAGGAGGCCGCCTCCgtggccgctgccgccgctgcagccgccgcagctgcCGCTGTGGACAACAACAACCGTGGTGGTGGCTCCGGACCTGGCTCCGCCTCGGGAGCGGGAGGAGTGGGTGGCGCTGACAAGATGAACGGCCTGCCCGTGGCCGCGCTCCGGCTGCGGGACGAGTTCGCCAAGAACTGCAACATGttccagcagccgcaggatgGGCCCGGCCAGGTGCCGCTCTTCAATCCCTTCCCCAATCCCTTCGAGCTGAGCAAGCGCATGAAGATGGACGGCGGCGACTGGTGGGGCATGTCCGCCCTGCACCGCAACGAGGCGCTCTTCGAGAACCTCAAGCTGAAGCCCCTCGGCCTGGGCGGCGCGAACGCCCTCATCCAGGGTCCGCTGCTGAAGAAGGAGAGCCGCCAGCGCAACGACACGTGCGAGTTCTGCGGCAAGGTGTTCAAGAACTGCTCCAACCTGACGGTGCACCGCCGCAGCCACACGGGCGAGAAGCCGTACAAGTGTGAGCTCTGCTCCTACGCCTGCGCCCAGAGCTCGAAGCTCACCCGCCACATGAAGACGCACGGACGCACCGGCAAAGACGTCTACCGCTGCCGCTTCTGCGACATGCCCTTCAGCGTCCCCTCCACCCTCGAGAAGCACATGCGGAAGTGTGTCGTGAACCAGGGCAAGGCGGCAGCCGCCGCCAATGCCGTGGCCGCTGCCCAGGCCGCTCAAGCCGCCGCCCAGCAGCTCCAGGCAGCCGCCCAGCATGCCCAGGccgcccaacagcagcagcagcaccagcagtcgcagcaacagcagtcgcagcagcagatgcCCGTGCAGTCGCAGCTGTCGCCGTCATGCCCCATGGGCGTGGTCGGGTATCCGCCACAGTTCGGAGTCTCCGTTGGGGGCCACAACCTCTCGCTGCCGGGCAGCGTGAGCGGGGACAACGACTCGAATGCGTCCTCCAGCCTCACCGCTCACCCCATTTCGCTGAAGGAGGAGGCATGA
- the Cph gene encoding uncharacterized protein Cph isoform X3 → MRIKMPAVRIAQDSDSTENDAVAAQDILTCGACQKAFALSDIVKFIQHKVLQCNKENYGQCSTQGPQMDRDAEEGRPLSLVNRRPSISAIPITGRKSAPSVVVTSAGGASATAAAVAVAAAAAAAAAAAAASSTASGSRIHTPPPSPADLLADGASSTPKRLVDENDNTTPKDSEAAATTLDSNAVASVRGSPAAIERQAAGDISCDLLDEEQHPHTPKVKQEPYAGDEDMPHLAESHQEQEQEQSVADCQPLAKRPKMELVDAEANTVHTEPSNYTCSTCKTRYTSAWRLIQHVQHSHGVKIYVEATGGATLTVATPAALNNSALAAAAAAAAAAAAVAAGASPQPAEAAIKRSSPAGAGVASVSLSTSVSSTSSASLANTSIGSGSGSNSSHASGSAGVSISASSPQQQQQQLQLHQQQQQQQQQQAAQQQQQRVQQQQRENLASAMAAGMRHHPLLAPPEAMHANPFQLLRMPLPPALAQGNVVPSVAPLFGHGRPSPADHYRMEQLVSEQFRHHGFNLAAAAAAAQAQFNANGQVGGQQLNVSANVPTVASGEPRPPSSSSSGSQRGSVPPAALPPPSLSSQQQQQQQQQQQQQQQQQQQQQQQVGGASTPGLVGGGSGSLKLEPQQMDFYSQRLRQLAGTTSPGAGSIVNSSSPSPRQKQSPHFASPSPSQIPQHHHHQRPHSLTPPEKSGDAGSENGSLCLALASTPRSASTPPSKGSSSGVGAGAGGLGGLSLGLNLGQGGGAGVGGAEQASCFACSYCDKKFRFENNLIIHQRTHTGEKPYKCTACDFECSHIQKLMKHMRVHRSPGDDQDGQDGPDDGSNADSLETNEADNDEDPNPDESEEEMGDADGDNDPDGDVDPDADGEGDDEDEDELDDCEDMDYKAEDLSVSNRIDGKSQSPKTTSSGATSLVGELMDKFGLSNIAQYSEAYKQALQESGRKEAASVAAAAAAAAAAAAVDNNNRGGGSGPGSASGAGGVGGADKMNGLPVAALRLRDEFAKNCNMFQQPQDGPGQVPLFNPFPNPFELSKRMKMDGGDWWGMSALHRNEALFENLKLKPLGLGGANALIQGPLLKKESRQRNDTCEFCGKVFKNCSNLTVHRRSHTGEKPYKCELCSYACAQSSKLTRHMKTHGRTGKDVYRCRFCDMPFSVPSTLEKHMRKCVVNQGKAAAAANAVAAAQAAQAAAQQLQAAAQHAQAAQQQQQHQQSQQQQSQQQMPVQSQLSPSCPMGVVGYPPQFGVSVGGHNLSLPGSVSGDNDSNASSSLTAHPISLKEEA, encoded by the exons ATTCTGACTCCACAGAGAACGATGCGGTTGCCGCACAGGACATCCTCACGTGCGGCGCCTGCCAGAAGGCATTCGCCCTCTCGGACATTGTCAAGTTCATCCAGCACAAGGTGCTGCAGTGCAACAAGGAGAACTATGGCCAGTGCTCCACGCAGGGTCCCCAGATGGACCGCGACGCGGAGGAGGGCCGCCCCCTGAGCCTCGTCAATCGCCGGCCCTCGATCTCGGCCATACCCATCACAGGCCGCAAGTCCGCCCCATCCGTTGTGGTCACCAGTGCTGGTGGCGCCtctgccacagcagcggccGTTGCAgtcgccgcagcagcagcagcagcggcagcggcggcggcggccagcaGCACGGCCAGCGGCTCCCGCATACACACCCCGCCACCAAGTCCTGCGGATCTGCTGGCCGATGGCGCCAGCAGCACGCCCAAGCGTCTCGTTGACG AGAACGACAACACAACGCCCAAGGACAGCGAGGCGGCAGCCACCACCTTGGACTCGAATGCCGTGGCATCCGTGCGCGGCAGTCCGGCGGCCATTGAGCGCCAGGCGGCCGGCGACATCAGCTGCGATCTGCTCGACGAGGAGCAGCATCCACACACCCCCAAGGTCAAGCAGGAGCCCTACGCCGGCGACGAGGATATGCCCCATCTCGCCGAGTCgcaccaggagcaggagcaggagcagtccGTGGCCGATTGCCAGCCCCTGGCCAAGCGGCCCAAAATGGAGCTGGTCGATGCCGAGGCCAACACAGTCCACACAG AGCCCAGCAATTACACATGCTCCACTTGCAAGACCCGCTACACATCCGCGTGGCGCCTCATCCAGCACGTCCAGCACTCGCACGGCGTCAAGATCTATGTGGAGGCCACTGGAGGCGCTACCCTCACCGTGGCCACGCCCGCCGCCCTCAATAACAGCGCCTTggctgccgccgcagccgctgcagcagccgctgccgccgttGCGGCTGGCGCTAGTCCACAGCCCGCTGAGGCGGCGATAAAGCGCAGCAGCCCCGCTGGAGCGGGAGTCGCCTCTGTCTCCCTGTCCACCTCCGTCAGTTCCACATCCTCCGCGTCGCTGGCCAACACGagcatcggcagcggcagcggcagcaacagcagtcacGCCAGCGGCAGTGCCGGCGTGAGCATCAGCGCCTCGTCcccccagcaacaacagcagcagttgcagttgcatcaacagcagcagcagcaacagcagcaacaggcggcgcaacagcagcaacagcgcgtgcagcagcagcagcgcgagAACCTCGCTTCGGCAATGGCCGCCGGAATGCGGCATCATCCGCTGCTGGCGCCGCCCGAAGCGATGCATGCCAATCCCTTCCAGCTGCTGCGCATGCCCCTGCCGCCGGCGCTGGCCCAGGGAAATGTAGTTCCTAGCGTGGCGCCACTGTTCGGCCACGGCCGCCCCTCGCCCGCCGACCACTACCGCATGGAGCAGCTGGTGAGCGAACAGTTCCGGCATCACGGCTTCAATctggcagcagccgccgccgccgcccaggCGCAGTTCAATGCCAACGGGCAGGTGGGAGGACAGCAGTTGAATGTGTCCGCCAATGTTCCTACCGTCGCCAGTGGCGAGCCGCGTCCGCCCTCGAgctccagcagcggcagtcaGCGCGGCTCCGTGCCGCCCGCCGCCCTGCCACCACCGTCGCTCagctcccagcagcagcagcagcaacagcagcagcagcaacagcaacaacagcagcaacagcagcagcagcagcaggtgggaGGCGCCTCCACGCCTGGTCTGGTGGGAGGAGGCAGTGGCTCCCTGAAGCTGGAACCGCAGCAGATGGATTTTTACTCGCAGCGATTGCGTCAGCTTGCGGGCACAACAAGCCCTGGAGCTGGCAGCATTGTTAACTCGAGCTCGCCGAGTCCTCGACAGAAGCAATCGCCGCATTTCGCGAGCCCCTCGCCCTCCCAGATCccccagcaccaccaccaccagcggCCCCACTCGCTGACTCCCCCCGAGAAGAGCGGAGATGCGGGCTCCGAGAACGGCAGCCTCTGCCTGGCCCTCGCCAGCACCCCGCGGTCGGCCAGCACGCCACCATCGAAGGGCAGCAGCTCCGgagtcggagccggagccggaggaTTGGGCGGCCTGAGTCTGGGCCTCAATCTCGgccagggaggaggagcaggagtaggCGGAGCGGAGCAGGCCAGCTGCTTTGCGTGCAGCTACTGCGACAAGAAGTTCCGCTTCGAGAACAACCTGATCATCCACCAGAGGACGCACACGGGCGAGAAGCCGTACAAGTGCACTGCCTGCGACTTTGAGTGCTCGCACATCCAGAAGCTGATGAAGCACATGCGGGTGCACCGCAGTCCGGGCGATGACCAGGACGGACAGGATGGGCCCGACGATGGCAGCAATGCCGATTCGCTGGAGACGAACGAGGCGGACAACGACGAAGATCCCAATCCGGATGAGTCCGAGGAGGAGATGGGCGATGCCGACGGGGACAACGATCCCGATGGCGATGTCGATCCCGATGCCGATGGCGAGGGCGAcgatgaggacgaggacgagctGGATGACTGTGAGGACATGGACTACAAGGCCGAGGATCTCAGCGTGAGCAACCGCATCGACggcaagagccagagccccaaGACGACCAGCTCCGGGGCCACCTCCCTGGTCGGGGAGCTGATGGACAAGTTCGGACTCTCGAACATCGCCCAATACAGCGAGGCCTACAAGCAGGCGCTGCAGGAGTCCGGCCGCAAGGAGGCCGCCTCCgtggccgctgccgccgctgcagccgccgcagctgcCGCTGTGGACAACAACAACCGTGGTGGTGGCTCCGGACCTGGCTCCGCCTCGGGAGCGGGAGGAGTGGGTGGCGCTGACAAGATGAACGGCCTGCCCGTGGCCGCGCTCCGGCTGCGGGACGAGTTCGCCAAGAACTGCAACATGttccagcagccgcaggatgGGCCCGGCCAGGTGCCGCTCTTCAATCCCTTCCCCAATCCCTTCGAGCTGAGCAAGCGCATGAAGATGGACGGCGGCGACTGGTGGGGCATGTCCGCCCTGCACCGCAACGAGGCGCTCTTCGAGAACCTCAAGCTGAAGCCCCTCGGCCTGGGCGGCGCGAACGCCCTCATCCAGGGTCCGCTGCTGAAGAAGGAGAGCCGCCAGCGCAACGACACGTGCGAGTTCTGCGGCAAGGTGTTCAAGAACTGCTCCAACCTGACGGTGCACCGCCGCAGCCACACGGGCGAGAAGCCGTACAAGTGTGAGCTCTGCTCCTACGCCTGCGCCCAGAGCTCGAAGCTCACCCGCCACATGAAGACGCACGGACGCACCGGCAAAGACGTCTACCGCTGCCGCTTCTGCGACATGCCCTTCAGCGTCCCCTCCACCCTCGAGAAGCACATGCGGAAGTGTGTCGTGAACCAGGGCAAGGCGGCAGCCGCCGCCAATGCCGTGGCCGCTGCCCAGGCCGCTCAAGCCGCCGCCCAGCAGCTCCAGGCAGCCGCCCAGCATGCCCAGGccgcccaacagcagcagcagcaccagcagtcgcagcaacagcagtcgcagcagcagatgcCCGTGCAGTCGCAGCTGTCGCCGTCATGCCCCATGGGCGTGGTCGGGTATCCGCCACAGTTCGGAGTCTCCGTTGGGGGCCACAACCTCTCGCTGCCGGGCAGCGTGAGCGGGGACAACGACTCGAATGCGTCCTCCAGCCTCACCGCTCACCCCATTTCGCTGAAGGAGGAGGCATGA